One genomic region from Flagellimonas oceani encodes:
- a CDS encoding RDD family protein, whose translation MENEFARVMSERTDDELIKIVTSERENYQSLAVEAAEKEIELRNINEEYFQRIKSELMTNKVELERVDVYTASKTKRFINFLIDTLIIFSIVSLSAIFLGDMMENKFRLIFRLSLFFYLGYYVLMETRIQKTFGKMITNTKVVDLYGHKPNGKQIFIRTLIRLFPFDPISFFFERKGYKFHDSLSKTKVITETKLD comes from the coding sequence ATGGAAAACGAATTTGCAAGAGTAATGTCTGAACGTACAGATGATGAGTTGATTAAGATAGTGACTAGTGAACGCGAAAACTACCAATCACTAGCTGTTGAAGCCGCTGAAAAAGAAATTGAATTGCGGAACATCAATGAAGAATATTTTCAGCGAATAAAGTCCGAATTAATGACAAATAAAGTCGAATTGGAAAGAGTCGATGTCTACACCGCCTCAAAAACGAAACGATTTATCAACTTTTTGATTGACACATTGATTATTTTTTCGATTGTTTCTTTGTCGGCAATTTTTCTTGGAGATATGATGGAGAATAAGTTTAGATTGATTTTCCGTCTTAGCTTATTTTTTTACTTAGGATATTATGTCCTTATGGAGACCAGGATTCAAAAAACTTTTGGAAAAATGATTACAAACACAAAGGTTGTTGATTTATATGGTCATAAGCCGAATGGCAAACAGATTTTTATTAGGACATTAATTAGGTTATTCCCATTTGATCCAATATCCTTTTTCTTTGAAAGAAAAGGATATAAATTTCATGATTCTCTTTCCAAGACAAAAGTTATTACCGAGACTAAATTAGATTAG
- a CDS encoding BfmA/BtgA family mobilization protein: MEKQKTNNRTKKGSGGYSNITVKKETATRFRSYSKRFNKSHSEVLDGMMQYFKENNLDPFGEGTKIILDSIKKLERQMMKKFDRLIAIIKNMEKTSIRPTYEMVLILYEAYVKDGKRPKPEPVKIQKERKDFLEPRNTVPKVEHNRMLQEFNEYKKRCNEILNNVEKVEPMMGKPYLKINMSIGDFESIKHQLR; encoded by the coding sequence ATGGAAAAGCAAAAAACCAATAATAGAACAAAGAAAGGAAGCGGTGGTTATTCCAATATCACCGTAAAGAAGGAAACGGCCACACGTTTTCGCAGTTATTCCAAAAGGTTCAACAAGTCCCATAGCGAAGTGTTGGATGGAATGATGCAATACTTCAAGGAGAACAACCTTGACCCTTTTGGTGAGGGAACAAAGATCATCCTTGACAGTATCAAAAAATTGGAGCGTCAGATGATGAAGAAATTTGATAGGCTCATCGCCATTATCAAGAACATGGAAAAGACCAGTATCCGGCCCACCTATGAAATGGTGCTCATCCTTTATGAGGCCTATGTAAAGGATGGGAAGAGACCCAAACCTGAACCCGTCAAGATACAGAAAGAGCGAAAGGATTTTTTGGAGCCAAGGAATACCGTTCCAAAAGTTGAGCACAATAGAATGCTGCAAGAATTCAATGAATATAAAAAACGCTGCAATGAAATCCTCAACAACGTTGAAAAGGTGGAGCCGATGATGGGAAAGCCCTATCTAAAAATCAATATGAGCATCGGGGATTTTGAAAGTATTAAACATCAATTAAGATAA
- the mobB gene encoding MobB family relaxase translates to MYLTISAQKMGSTYNSSVGNYVDYLEKENEDRLPEQREEFFDQENDSVSPQTVIDEIDANTAKLRQKDPKFYSLVVSPNQRELKAIGNDPNLLREYTRKLMEDYAKSFHRNQEVKAENLKYYAKIEHERTYRGFDKQVQENAPYRGEIARLRNEIRKVERGESIGNVKALEKRIKEQERLAPHKQNGQLVAAGMNKEGPQTHIHIIVSRRDVTNTYTLSPLAKHKASEVKLNGKTVKRGFDRDSFYQAAEKTFDRTTGFKRNYVESYVGRKAHAKEPGKFFAKVMGLPTKEKDMAFKLLKTMGVKAPSIPTNKVQMAAKIIKALGRGVDKARGAGEDMGY, encoded by the coding sequence ATGTACCTCACCATCTCAGCACAGAAAATGGGCAGTACCTATAACTCCAGTGTGGGGAACTATGTGGACTATCTGGAAAAGGAAAACGAGGACAGATTGCCCGAACAAAGGGAGGAATTCTTTGACCAAGAGAACGACAGCGTAAGCCCTCAAACGGTCATCGATGAAATAGATGCCAATACGGCCAAACTGAGGCAGAAAGACCCCAAGTTCTATTCCTTAGTGGTAAGTCCCAACCAAAGGGAACTCAAGGCCATTGGCAATGACCCAAACCTGCTAAGGGAATACACAAGGAAGCTCATGGAGGACTATGCCAAGAGCTTCCATCGTAACCAAGAGGTCAAGGCCGAGAACCTGAAATATTACGCCAAGATCGAGCATGAACGTACCTATCGGGGATTTGACAAACAGGTACAGGAAAATGCACCTTACCGGGGAGAAATTGCAAGGCTCAGGAACGAGATACGGAAAGTGGAACGGGGCGAGTCCATCGGGAATGTCAAAGCCCTTGAAAAAAGGATCAAAGAGCAGGAAAGATTGGCCCCGCACAAACAGAACGGGCAACTGGTGGCCGCAGGGATGAATAAAGAAGGGCCACAGACCCATATCCATATTATCGTGAGCAGAAGGGACGTGACGAACACCTATACGCTTTCCCCATTGGCCAAGCACAAGGCATCCGAAGTGAAACTGAACGGAAAGACGGTCAAGAGGGGATTTGATCGGGACAGTTTTTACCAAGCAGCCGAAAAGACCTTTGATAGGACAACAGGGTTTAAGCGAAACTATGTGGAATCCTATGTTGGTAGAAAGGCCCATGCCAAAGAACCGGGGAAGTTCTTTGCCAAGGTAATGGGACTGCCCACCAAGGAAAAGGACATGGCCTTTAAACTTCTTAAAACGATGGGTGTCAAAGCACCAAGTATACCGACCAATAAAGTGCAAATGGCGGCCAAGATCATCAAAGCTCTTGGAAGGGGTGTTGATAAGGCCAGGGGAGCGGGAGAGGACATGGGCTACTGA
- a CDS encoding SRPBCC family protein, whose amino-acid sequence MPKIELKTEIKADIEIVFDLSRSIDLHKISTEQTKEEAIKGKTFGLIGKGEWVTWRAKHFGFYQTLTSKIVEFERPEYFVDEMEKGAFKSFRHQHYFTKSDFGTLMIDYFEYKSPLGFLGNLADSLFLEKYMKKLLEKRNQTIKEFAESEMWKEVLKK is encoded by the coding sequence ATGCCGAAGATTGAATTGAAAACTGAAATTAAAGCCGATATAGAAATCGTTTTTGATTTATCCAGAAGCATTGATTTGCATAAAATTTCAACCGAACAGACAAAAGAAGAAGCAATAAAAGGCAAAACTTTCGGTCTCATTGGCAAGGGTGAATGGGTAACGTGGCGAGCTAAACATTTTGGATTCTATCAAACCCTGACTTCTAAAATTGTTGAATTTGAAAGACCAGAATACTTTGTAGATGAAATGGAAAAAGGGGCCTTTAAAAGTTTTAGGCATCAGCATTATTTTACAAAATCTGATTTCGGTACCTTGATGATTGATTATTTTGAATATAAGTCACCATTAGGCTTTTTGGGAAACCTTGCTGATAGCTTGTTTTTGGAAAAATACATGAAGAAACTACTGGAAAAGCGAAATCAAACGATAAAAGAGTTTGCGGAATCAGAAATGTGGAAAGAAGTACTTAAGAAATAA
- a CDS encoding SUKH-4 family immunity protein: MIPENFKKAWTLVDDNLNPISLKYLSGLGLSQSSIDFFVKSGFPDSAAPFLSFSKESDNVYESVQRLTKVYDILEPNFNEYIVIGSCNDGDPIVINTKENDQIEFLDHENSFNPNLFNSNVYSMAKCLLAYRDFVISLQEKNGADAYFNSNFTDEQFERLKTDLTNADEVALKNNSFWSMQLITDLELRESCKNE; encoded by the coding sequence ATGATTCCTGAGAATTTTAAAAAAGCTTGGACTTTGGTAGATGATAATCTAAACCCAATTAGCTTGAAATATCTCTCTGGATTAGGTTTGTCGCAAAGTTCAATTGACTTTTTTGTGAAATCAGGTTTTCCAGACAGTGCAGCTCCATTTCTTTCATTTTCGAAAGAATCTGACAATGTATATGAAAGTGTCCAAAGGCTTACGAAGGTTTACGACATTTTAGAACCGAATTTTAATGAATACATCGTTATTGGTTCCTGCAACGATGGAGACCCTATTGTTATAAATACCAAGGAAAATGACCAAATTGAATTTTTGGACCATGAGAATTCCTTTAACCCAAATCTATTCAATTCTAATGTTTATTCCATGGCAAAATGTTTACTGGCGTATCGTGATTTTGTAATTAGTTTACAAGAAAAAAATGGAGCGGATGCTTATTTTAATTCAAACTTTACGGATGAACAGTTTGAAAGGTTGAAGACTGATTTGACGAATGCTGATGAAGTAGCTTTAAAAAATAATAGCTTTTGGTCAATGCAATTGATTACGGATTTAGAATTGAGGGAATCATGCAAGAACGAATAA